From a region of the Paenibacillus lutimineralis genome:
- a CDS encoding DMT family transporter, translated as MWFVFAVAAATCFGMRGILYQWTSQRPLDRNLLLFGVYLSGTIIALASNVFAGQAWNNGAMIGLLMGVFSFIANASMYKGYAVGKASLIALFTGLPPVVVVIVAYLLWGETLNPWQIVSFAVVILGLLLIKYSQDLKLGQLKGIQWGILTMLFFGMTDLTSKQATLSGASTLPLLSVMYGTGAVLFGTQWAISQYRTSKKVAGSAVAETEGSVSSAASTATASAPVQWSRGKTLGWGLFVGISNIAGMIFLIPAFRGGVTGIVSAISAMNVVFVLLYARFYLKESMSLREVLGLSTALIGILLLRLLA; from the coding sequence ATGTGGTTTGTCTTTGCTGTGGCTGCGGCAACATGCTTTGGGATGCGGGGAATCTTGTATCAGTGGACGTCCCAGCGTCCGCTTGATCGGAATTTACTGTTGTTTGGCGTTTATTTGTCGGGAACAATCATTGCACTGGCCAGCAATGTGTTTGCGGGTCAAGCGTGGAATAATGGGGCAATGATCGGTCTGTTGATGGGGGTATTCTCCTTCATCGCTAACGCCTCGATGTATAAAGGCTACGCGGTCGGCAAGGCATCGTTGATCGCTTTATTCACCGGTCTGCCGCCCGTGGTCGTGGTCATTGTGGCTTATCTGTTGTGGGGAGAGACGTTGAATCCGTGGCAGATTGTTTCCTTTGCCGTGGTTATTCTCGGACTATTGCTGATTAAGTACTCCCAGGATTTAAAGCTTGGACAATTAAAAGGCATTCAATGGGGCATTCTGACCATGCTGTTCTTCGGCATGACCGATTTAACCTCCAAGCAAGCCACACTTTCGGGAGCCTCTACGCTTCCGTTGTTATCCGTGATGTATGGGACGGGAGCGGTACTATTTGGCACACAGTGGGCCATAAGCCAGTACAGGACCTCCAAGAAGGTGGCCGGTAGTGCAGTCGCAGAGACTGAAGGCTCTGTATCGAGTGCAGCTTCTACTGCAACAGCTTCCGCTCCTGTGCAATGGAGCCGCGGCAAGACGCTTGGCTGGGGTCTGTTTGTCGGGATTTCCAATATCGCCGGCATGATCTTCCTGATCCCGGCTTTTCGTGGAGGAGTGACCGGGATCGTCTCAGCGATCAGCGCCATGAACGTTGTGTTCGTACTGCTGTATGCCCGGTTCTATCTGAAGGAGTCGATGTCGCTGCGAGAGGTCTTGGGATTGTCGACCGCGCTGATAGGCATTTTGCTGCTGCGTTTACTTGCTTAG
- a CDS encoding glycoside hydrolase family 9 protein, protein MNGQEQRNIAVNQIGYPKNFGKIAVIANDSGIFHLVDDRLGEIVHEGNTTNPVEDHMAGVSISHADFSSWTTPGIYHIELNGRKSASFTISEQPYEQVHRGLLRAFYLFRCGMELEEEYAGKWTHQACHTQEGIVYDDPSRRLDSSGGWHDAGDYGKYSGPGAKAVADLLLAYELHPQAFYQATPIPETDGKIPDILHECRYELEWLFKMQDKQSGGVFHKLTTKYFPALTIIPEKDRDDLYFLAVSATATGCFAGVMAMACRIYKSFDPEFAHHCLQAARRAWSWLEEHPDVRGFRNPMDVYTGEYGDDLDLDERYWAAGELYRTTGEVAYHTAFLDLARKAFPKYELGWADMGGYGTIAYLLNDNFEVEQDLRSSLLSGLINEADQSVRRSATDGYLISLAKTDYIWGSNMLLMNRATLLLLAYHFSGQKEYEACALEHMHYLLGRNVLDISYVTGYGDRPVMHPHHRPSVGDQVDDPVPGLVAGGPNHGLNDDYMMEHLQGKAPAQCYIDHQDSFAGNEVTIYWNSPAVFVVSHFIK, encoded by the coding sequence ATGAACGGACAGGAGCAACGCAATATTGCCGTGAATCAAATCGGCTATCCTAAGAATTTTGGCAAGATCGCCGTTATCGCTAACGATAGCGGCATTTTCCATCTAGTTGACGACCGGCTCGGAGAGATTGTACATGAAGGGAATACCACTAATCCCGTCGAGGATCATATGGCTGGAGTATCCATCTCTCATGCCGACTTCTCCAGTTGGACTACACCCGGGATATATCATATTGAGCTGAATGGTCGCAAGTCAGCTTCTTTTACCATTTCAGAGCAACCCTACGAACAGGTTCACCGCGGGCTATTACGAGCGTTCTATCTGTTCCGCTGCGGTATGGAACTGGAGGAGGAATATGCCGGGAAGTGGACGCATCAAGCCTGTCATACCCAGGAAGGGATCGTATACGATGATCCTTCTCGCAGGCTGGACAGCAGCGGAGGCTGGCATGATGCCGGAGATTATGGTAAATACTCCGGCCCCGGAGCCAAGGCCGTCGCTGATCTGCTTCTGGCCTATGAACTCCACCCACAAGCTTTTTACCAAGCTACACCTATTCCGGAGACGGACGGGAAGATCCCCGATATTCTGCATGAATGCCGTTATGAGCTGGAATGGCTGTTCAAAATGCAGGATAAGCAGAGCGGTGGCGTGTTTCATAAGCTAACGACCAAGTATTTTCCTGCGCTTACCATTATTCCTGAAAAGGACCGTGATGATCTGTACTTCCTTGCTGTCTCAGCCACTGCCACCGGATGCTTCGCCGGAGTCATGGCTATGGCATGCCGGATTTATAAGTCCTTTGATCCTGAGTTTGCACATCATTGCCTCCAGGCAGCAAGACGGGCATGGTCCTGGCTTGAAGAACATCCCGACGTCCGAGGCTTCAGAAATCCTATGGATGTGTACACTGGCGAATACGGTGATGACCTAGATCTGGACGAGCGCTACTGGGCCGCAGGCGAACTGTACCGGACCACTGGAGAAGTCGCTTACCACACCGCCTTTCTGGATCTAGCAAGAAAAGCTTTCCCCAAGTATGAGCTCGGATGGGCAGATATGGGCGGGTATGGAACGATCGCTTACCTGCTGAATGATAACTTCGAGGTTGAGCAGGATTTGCGCTCTTCACTGTTAAGCGGATTGATCAATGAAGCAGACCAATCGGTCCGACGAAGCGCTACGGATGGATATTTGATCTCCCTCGCGAAGACGGACTATATCTGGGGTAGCAATATGCTTCTGATGAATCGGGCTACGCTGCTATTGCTTGCCTATCATTTCAGCGGACAAAAAGAATACGAAGCTTGTGCGTTGGAGCATATGCATTATTTACTGGGGCGTAATGTGCTGGATATAAGCTATGTTACCGGATATGGAGATCGTCCCGTCATGCATCCACATCATCGTCCTTCTGTCGGAGACCAGGTTGATGATCCCGTGCCTGGCCTGGTGGCTGGCGGTCCGAATCATGGACTTAATGACGATTATATGATGGAGCATCTACAGGGTAAAGCTCCGGCGCAATGTTATATCGACCATCAGGACAGCTTTGCCGGCAATGAGGTCACCATCTATTGGAACTCTCCTGCCGTATTCGTCGTATCTCATTTTATTAAATGA
- a CDS encoding TIGR02206 family membrane protein, which produces MDAFFSSGAMSGFVLLSLPHLLALAVVLLLILGLYYTRITIRNRPWLRRAVRYGLALLLLLSEVSLNIWYLEQNVWDARYTLPLELCSLTLLLSIIMLLTGSRWLYPFLFFAGIGGALQALVTPNLLYEFPHFRYFQFFISHAAIILASLYMTWIESYRPGWKSIAWAMLLLNISAAAVWGVDYAIGANYMFLAHKPDTASLLDLLGPYPYYLLVEEGIALMMFIILYVIFFLLPDKITQYNRSRKGARSSS; this is translated from the coding sequence ATGGATGCTTTCTTTTCCTCCGGGGCGATGTCCGGCTTTGTCCTTCTATCTCTCCCTCACCTGCTGGCGCTTGCCGTCGTGCTGCTTCTGATTCTAGGCTTATATTATACGAGAATTACGATACGCAATCGCCCGTGGTTAAGGAGGGCCGTCCGCTACGGCTTGGCCTTGTTATTGCTTCTGTCTGAAGTCAGCCTAAATATCTGGTATTTGGAGCAGAACGTCTGGGATGCTCGTTACACGCTGCCGCTTGAGCTATGCAGCCTTACGCTTCTGTTATCCATCATTATGCTGCTGACGGGCAGCCGCTGGCTTTATCCCTTTCTGTTCTTCGCCGGGATTGGGGGTGCTCTCCAAGCACTGGTTACGCCTAATTTGCTGTATGAATTTCCGCATTTCCGCTATTTTCAATTTTTTATCTCTCATGCGGCGATTATATTAGCTTCGTTATACATGACCTGGATCGAAAGTTACAGACCTGGCTGGAAGTCCATTGCTTGGGCGATGCTCTTGCTGAATATTTCAGCAGCTGCAGTATGGGGAGTAGACTATGCCATCGGGGCGAACTACATGTTCCTGGCTCATAAACCGGATACGGCGTCTCTGCTCGATCTATTAGGTCCGTATCCATATTATTTGCTTGTGGAGGAAGGAATCGCCCTGATGATGTTTATAATATTGTATGTCATCTTCTTCTTACTTCCCGATAAAATAACGCAGTATAATCGCAGCAGGAAAGGAGCTCGATCATC